CGATCGTGCTCGCGCACGCCCGGGCGCTGCTGACCAGCACCCCGGAGGGGACGACCGCCTACATCGACGCCGACCTGCGCGACCCGCGCGGCATCCTCGACGACCCCGAGGTGCGGGCGACTCTCGACTTCACCCAGCCGCTGGCCGTGATGCTGGTGGCGGTGCTGCACTTCGTCCGCGACGACGAGGACCCGCAGGGCATCGTGGACACCCTGCTGGACGCGCTGCCGTCCGGCAGCTACGTGGTGGCCTCCCACTCCACCTGGGAGTACCTGCCGGCCGAAGCGATCGAGAAGCTGGAGGCCGCCAACGGCGACGGCCGGTTCCGGGCCCGCACCGGCGAACAACTCGAGAAACTGTTCACCCGCCTGGAACTGATCGAGCCGGGCGTCCAGTCCGTCGCCCGGTGGTGGCCGGAACAGGCCTCCCAGCCGCGCCCCGCCGTCGAGGACGTGGCCTTCAACGCCATCGTCGGCCGCGTCCGCTGAGGCACCGCCGTTTGATGATCACCGGTGTGGGCACTCGCCGCTCATGACCGACAGAGTTCTGCTCCGATCCGCTGTCCTCGGCGCCTCCGCCGGAGCGCGCAGCATGACCCCGCTGGCCCGGCTGGCCCTGCGCAAGCAGGGC
Above is a genomic segment from Actinoplanes ianthinogenes containing:
- a CDS encoding SAM-dependent methyltransferase; the encoded protein is MADRRHALDRIDTTVAHPARRYNYLLGGKDNFAADRASAEAIEAAMPTIRLAALENRAFLHRAVRFLAERGIRQFLDIGTGIPSADNTHEVAQRIDPAARIVYVDNDPIVLAHARALLTSTPEGTTAYIDADLRDPRGILDDPEVRATLDFTQPLAVMLVAVLHFVRDDEDPQGIVDTLLDALPSGSYVVASHSTWEYLPAEAIEKLEAANGDGRFRARTGEQLEKLFTRLELIEPGVQSVARWWPEQASQPRPAVEDVAFNAIVGRVR